In Macaca fascicularis isolate 582-1 chromosome 15, T2T-MFA8v1.1, one genomic interval encodes:
- the RPS6 gene encoding small ribosomal subunit protein eS6 isoform X2, producing the protein MKLNISFPATGCQKLIEVDDERKLRTFYEKRMATEVAADALGEEWKGYVVRISGGNDKQGFPMKQGVLTHGRVRLLLSKGHSCYRPRRTGERKRKSVRGCIVDANLSVLNLVIVKKGEKDIPGLTDTTVPRRLGPKRASRIRKLFNLSKEDDVRQYVVRKPLNKEGKKPRT; encoded by the exons ATGAAG CTGAACATCTCCTTCCCAGCCACTGGCTGCCAGAAACTCATTGAAGTGGACGATGAACGCAAACTTCGTACTTTTTATGAGAAGCGTATGGCCACAGAAGTTGCTGCTGACGCTCTGGGTGAAGAATGGAAG GGTTATGTGGTCCGAATCAGTGGTGGGAACGACAAACAAGGTTTCCCCATGAAGCAGGGTGTCTTGACCCATGGCCGTGTCCGCCTGCTACTGAGTAAGGGGCATTCCTGTTACAGACCAAGGAGAacgggagaaagaaagagaaaatcagttCGTGGTTGCATTGTGGATGCCAATCTGAGCGTTCTCAACTTGGTTATTGTAAAAAAAG GAGAGAAGGATATTCCTGGACTGACTGATACTACAGTTCCTCGCCGCCTGGGCCCCAAAAGAGCTAGCAGAATCCGCAAACTTTTCAATCTCTCTAAAGAAGATGACGTCCGCCAGTATGTTGTAAGAAAGCCCTTAAACAAAGAAG